Proteins found in one Saccharomyces kudriavzevii IFO 1802 strain IFO1802 genome assembly, chromosome: 11 genomic segment:
- the AIM29 gene encoding Aim29p (similar to Saccharomyces cerevisiae AIM29 (YKR074W); ancestral locus Anc_5.659) → MTTAHHDYDLEEPLTSTARPLKNSVITVRIIKSFPYRNVKNIVLHDYDLADKTAKDLFNDALNKIQNDGSLRPFRNVKYDTLKVYTHAHGSKTVNLVINFDHDEDWILDLQNDKKKLFEYGIENETEISLFNKDDYLRFKENPEEKW, encoded by the coding sequence tgacaacGGCCCATCATGATTACGACCTGGAGGAGCCATTGACCTCAACTGCCAGACCGCTAAAGAATTCTGTGATTACGGTCAGAATAATAAAGTCTTTCCCGTACAGAAACGTCAAGAATATAGTGTTGCATGATTATGATCTTGCGGACAAGACGGCAAAGGACTTGTTCAATGACGCTTTGAACAAAATCCAGAATGACGGCTCATTGAGACCGTTCCGTAACGTTAAGTACGATACTCTAAAGGTATATACACACGCACACGGTTCCAAGACGGTCAATCTTGTGATCAATTTCGATCACGATGAAGACTGGATTTTGGACTTGCAGAAcgataaaaagaagctgTTTGAATACggtattgaaaatgaaaccGAGATTTCTCTCTTCAACAAGGATGACTACTTGAGGTTCAAAGAAAAccctgaagaaaaatggtaa
- the SKDI11G2830 gene encoding uncharacterized protein (similar to Saccharomyces cerevisiae YKR075C and YOR062C; ancestral locus Anc_5.663) encodes MTSLDDTIISYQNLMLLDNMTNYNKPAIDYFHHEFSDASLEMPASWTLLLKMRKHKLLRLPSCSSEDALDYNMYLVRLHHCLWRRWSINHYGLQNSKSNPLSINWNKETDVTVLYGPDLTNIDNIEDKMWPAQQQNDQKQQKSLKSALKRNAESWIDEETEEISCTVGSKDTPVESEDVSCASSVDSHTSSIFDQRSSCTKISSIDEDAEDFELEEKVQFPRKLKFNQAVMRREIDSKGAIHESLVNINDVQHLRHHRRHHRRHHRHQTPLANERIQETYSEFDSYSFDAIKDEDIFYRNQVVF; translated from the coding sequence atgacTAGTTTAGATGATACAATAATTTCGtatcaaaatttgatgttGCTAGACAACATGACCAACTACAACAAGCCGGCCATTGACTATTTCCACCATGAATTTAGTGACGCAAGCTTAGAAATGCCGGCTTCGTGGACACTGCTGTTGAAGATGCGTAAACACAAATTACTTCGACTACCAAGTTGCTCGTCGGAGGACGCGCTCGATTATAACATGTATCTCGTAAGATTACACCATTGTTTATGGAGGCGTTGGTCCATAAATCACTATGGTCTGCAAAACTCCAAGTCCAACCCGCTCTCCATCAACTGGAACAAGGAGACTGATGTGACAGTGTTGTACGGTCCGGACTTGACCAATATAGATAATATTGAAGATAAGATGTGGCCTGCACAACAGCAAAACGACCAGAAACAGCAAAAGAGTTTGAAATCTGCTTTGAAGAGAAATGCGGAATCATGGATCGACGAGGAAACGGAGGAGATTAGCTGCACAGTGGGAAGCAAGGACACCCCCGTGGAATCGGAAGACGTTTCATGCGCGTCATCCGTAGATTCCCACACATCATCTATCTTTGACCAACGTTCTTCATGTACTAAAATTTCTTCGATAGATGAAGATGCGGAGGATTTCGAACTAGAGGAGAAAGTTCAATTCCCtaggaaattgaaattcaaCCAGGCTGTGATGAGAAGAGAGATTGATTCTAAGGGTGCTATTCACGAATCTCTAGTCAACATAAACGATGTCCAACACCTCCGCCACCATCGCCGTCATCATCGCCGCCACCATCGCCACCAAACTCCCCTTGCCAATGAAAGAATACAGGAAACTTATTCTGAATTCGACAGCTATTCATTTGATGCCataaaagatgaagacatTTTCTATAGGAATCAAGTTGTTTTCTGA
- the ECM4 gene encoding S-glutathionyl-(chloro)hydroquinone reductase (similar to Saccharomyces cerevisiae ECM4 (YKR076W); ancestral locus Anc_5.667): MSKQWASNNNGAFKRQVSSFRETISKQHPIYKPAKGRYWLYVSLACPWAHRTLITRAAKGLTSVIGCSVVHWHLDEKGWRFLDMEKQLEDKGDFLEHWHDAAGGIKTAKEDASKSFAAIKNDSERFMVDATNEPHYGHKRISDLYYKSDPQYSARFTVPVLWDLETQTIVNNESSEIIRIMNSNVFDEFVDDKYKEVDLVPEHLEAQIDDFNSWVYDNINNGVYKTGFAEKAEVYESEVSHVFEHLNKVEKILSDKYAGLEAKYGKDDRQKILSEFFSVGNQLTESDIRLYTTIIRFDPVYVQHFKCNFTSIRAGYPFIHLWVRNLYWNYDAFRFTTDFNHIKLHYTRSHTRINPLGITALGPKPDIQHL, from the coding sequence ATGTCGAAACAGTGGGCGAGTAATAACAACGGGGCTTTTAAGAGACAGGTGTCGTCCTTCAGAGAAACGATTTCCAAGCAGCATCCAATCTATAAGCCCGCAAAGGGAAGATATTGGTTGTACGTTTCATTGGCTTGCCCATGGGCGCATAGGACTTTAATCACAAGGGCTGCAAAGGGACTAACCTCGGTCATAGGATGCAGTGTAGTCCATTGGCACCTTGACGAAAAGGGGTGGAGGTTTCTTGACATGGAGAAGCAACTGGAAGATAAAGGAGACTTTTTGGAACATTGGCACGATGCTGCAGGTGGCATCAAGACTGCTAAGGAGGATGCCAGCAAGAGCTTTGCCGCAATCAAGAATGACAGCGAAAGGTTTATGGTGGATGCTACCAATGAACCACATTACGGACACAAGAGAATCAGTGATTTGTACTACAAGAGCGACCCTCAGTACTCGGCAAGGTTCACCGTTCCCGTTCTGTGGGACTTAGAGACCCAAACCATTGTCAACAATGAAAGTAGCGAAATTATCAGGATTATGAACTCAAACgtctttgatgaatttgtcGATGACAAGTACAAAGAGGTGGATCTTGTCCCCGAACATCTGGAGGCCCAAATCGACGATTTCAATTCTTGGGTTTACGACAACATCAACAATGGTGTATACAAGACCGGATTCGCAGAGAAGGCTGAAGTTTACGAAAGTGAGGTTAGCCATGTGTTTGAACATTTGAACAAAGTGGAGAAAATCTTAAGTGATAAGTACGCTGGATTGGAGGCGAAATACGGTAAAGATGACAGGCAAAAGATTTTGAGTGAATTCTTCAGCGTGGGAAACCAATTGACAGAAAGTGACATTAGGTTATACACCACCATCATAAGATTCGACCCTGTCTACGTCCAGCATTTCAAGTGCAACTTTACCTCAATTAGAGCTGGATATCCGTTCATCCATCTCTGGGTGAGAAACTTGTACTGGAACTACGATGCCTTCAGGTTCACAACAGATTTCAACCATATCAAGTTACACTACACACGCTCACACACAAGGATCAACCCCTTAGGGATCACGGCCCTGGGGCCCAAGCCAGATATTCAACATTTATAA